TGCGCGCGAGCAGCATGTTGGCCAGGTTCAGCGACGCGATGAGCAGCACGATGCCGGCCATCGACATGAGCAGCAGCGACAGCCGCACCACCTGAGAATCGTCGCTCGGACTCGTCGAGATCCCGACGCGTGACATCGGACGCGCCACGAGCCGTTGATTGCGACTCTCGGCCGGATGCGCCGCCTCGAGCCGCTCGGACACCTGGGCGAGTGCGGCATCCACCGACCCCACGGAGGCTCCGGCCGCCAGGCGTCCCATCAGCATGAACGGTCGAGTCGCCCGGGCGGTGAGATCCTGGCGCCGATCGAACACGAGGTCGGTGGCGACCAGATGGTGGGCACCGATGGGCACCCACACTTCCGGGGAGATGAGCGCCGTCGTCCCGGTGAACCCTGGCGCCGCCACGCCCACCACCTGGAACAGGTCGCCGTTGAGCCTGATGACCGATCCCAGCACCTCCCCGCCGAGCCGTCGCGCGAGCGGGTCACCAATCACCACCACGCGCTCGCTCGCCCCGGGCCGTTCCTCCGCCGGCGTGAACGCCCGCCCCCTCGCGACGGGCACGCCAAGCGTCTCGAAGTAGTCCGCCGCCACGATGGCGGCCATCACGCGCCGCGTCGTGTCGCCATCGGCGAGACCGACCATGGAGATGGTGTGAGCCGTGACGCGCGAGAGGCCAGGCACGCCTTGACGAACGTCTTCGAACTCCGGCCACGAGAACGCCCGGTAGGCGTCGGGTTCCACGGTGTCCCGGCTGTAGATCCCGACGACCGCCGACTCGACCTGGCCCGGCAGGGGCCTCACGAGCATCGCGTTGACCAGCGAGAAGACCGCACTGTTGACGCCGATGCCGAGCGCGAGCACGACGATGGCCACCACCGCGAACGCGGGGTCGTGACGAAGCGTGCGGACGGCGTAGCGCAGGTCCTGGAAGAAGGTCGACATCGCGTCTCCGACGTGGGCGACGGGCCGCATGGTCCGTCGCGCACATGGACGGAGAACGACCGGGCCGTGTTCCCCGGGGCGCCACGACCGCCCGGCGAGTCTCGATCGAGATCGCTGGGAAGGACGGCAGTCGAGTCCGGCCGAGGTGGCCGGAAAGCTCTGTCGTGTCGCATTGGGTGGCATCGCCGGGATCGACGCCGGGTGCGGGCGGTGCCGTGGCGGCCCGGGGGCTGCACGATTCCGTCCCGGCTTGCGCACTCATTCGGCAGCCGGGCGGACACGCGCACGTGCCGTAGCCAGCTGAACCAGAGAACGACGGAGAGACCCGGACGATCTGTGATTCAATACGCGCGGATCCCACACACGCGTCGAGCGCTCCCGCGGAAGGCCGACCCCGGCCCGCCGCAATGGCCGCCGTGTCGGATCGGTGAGGTCCGCTCCCGATTTGCCGGTCGGTGACGAAGACGAACAGGAGACAGTCGTGATGCATCTCAGGACAGGGTTCCTCGTTGTGGCGGCGATCGCGTGCGGCACGCTCGTGCCGACTCCGGTTCATGCCCAGGCGCTCTCGCGTATCCTGCCGCAGTTGTTCGGCGACACCATCGTCCTCGCGGACACGGGCCACGCCGCACACTTCCGGCCAGGACCCGAAAGCCTTGAAACGCCCAACCAGTTCAACCAGCAACTCGTGGCGCAACTGGCGACCTTTCCGCTGGGGTCGTCCTCCGGTGGCTTCACGTTCGAGATCAATCCGGCCCTCGGCACCGTCGAGCCGCGCAGCGTCAGCTTCGGACCGGCGTTTGCCGAACGCGCGCTCACCATCGGCAGGGGGAAGGTGAACTTCGGGATGAACTACCAGCGCGCGACGTACGACAACTTCGAGGGACTCGACCTCGGCGACGGCGACATCCGCTTCTACGTGCCGCACGTCGACTCGACAGGCACCGGTCCACTTGAGCCGTTCTTCGAAGGTGACGTGATCGAGGGGACGCTCCTCATGAAAGCGACAGCGGATACCTGGGCGTTCTTCGTCAATTACGGCCTTGGCGACAACGTCGACATCTCGGCAGCCATTCCGGTGGTGCGCGTGACGATCGACGCCGCGGTCGACGCGCGGATCCTCCGGCTCGCGACGACGGAGCGTCCAGGCATTCACCTGTTCGATGGTCCCGACCCCGATCGCGGCCGTTTCACGCGGAACGGCCAGGCCACCGGCATCGGCGACGTCGTGCTGCGCGGCAAGTGGCGGTTCGTCGATCAGCCGGGCGGAGGGCTGGCGGCGGCCGTGGATCTGCGCCTGCCGACCGGCGACGCCGACAACCTGCTCGGCACCGGCGCAACACAGGTCCGTCCGTTCCTCGTCGGCTCCTGGACCACCGGCCGGTTCTCGCCGCACGTCAACGTGGGCTACACGTTCTCGGGTGAGAGCGACATCGCGGTGATCTCCGACGAGTTCAACTACACCGCAGGCTTCGACTACGCCCTGTCTCCCCGGGCGACCCTCGCGGCCGACGTCATCGGTCGCACCCTCATCGACGCGGGCCGCCTCGTGGAGTCCGACCGGACCTTCCAGCACCAGAACGTGCTCGGCGTACGTGGGTCGACGACGTTTCGCGAGTTGCGGCGCGAGGATGGCCACCTCAACCTCGTGCTCGGTGCCGTCGGGATGAAGATCAACGTCGGGGGCACGCTGCTGCTGAATGCCAACGTGCTCTTCCCCCTGACCGACGCGGGACTCCGCGACAAGTTCGTGCCGGTCATTGGTCTCGACTACGCGTTCTGAGCAGCCGCGAGACGGCCCGCCACGTCCCGGACACGATCGCCGGCAGGGGCAAGCACGCCGGCTGGCGGGGGTCGTGCCCGGGACGCCCGGCAGGGGCACCGCCTGCTTCGGAGCCATCGCCGGCCAGACCCGGGCCGTCCGGCGGCCTACCTGGTTGCGATGCTGGCGATCTTCCAGTCGCCCGCCGCCTTCTGGAGAGAGATCACAAGGTCGCTCGTGGTGGGAACACGCCTCCCGCCAGCCCGGGTCACGCACTCGTATCGCACGCGAGCCGAGACAGTCGCCGCCCGGCCTGTGGTGTCGATCGAGATCGACTCGTTCTGCGTGGTCACGGTGTAGCTGCGGCACGCCTCGAATGCCGTCCGGAACTGCTCGGTCTGCGCGGGGCTGAGGCTGGTCCATGCCGCCGCCATCTGCTCGACGCTGAGGTTCTCGTACGCCGCCCGCCAGCGGCCAAGCGCGGCCCGTACCGCCGGTGTCTCGTCGACGGTGGGTGCGTCATCTCGACGAGGTGCGGCCGGAGGGGGTGGGGCGGGCGTCGGCTCGACTCGCGCCGGGGCAGGTGTGGAAACCGGAGGCCGCGGCGTGACCTCGGCGGGCGTCGGCGCCGGTCGGTCGAGCGCCGGCGTGGGCGCCGGCGTGGGCGTAACGGTCGGCGGCGCCGCCACAGGGGTGGGCACCCGGGTCGCGTCAGGGCGCGCCGGCTGCGGTGGTGTTCCGGCGGGTGACGGACGCGACTCTGCCGAGTCGGCCACCGGGACGGACGAAGACGCATCGGTGGGTGCCGCGCCAGGAGGTTCGTCGACCGGGGATCCCTCGCCCGAATCGATCGGACGACTCTCGTCGAGTGCGGCCTGGGTCGTCGGCTCCGGCTGAGTGTCCGCCTCCGGCTGCGTGCTCCGTGTGAGCCAGTACACCAAGGCGAGCAGGAGGATCACCCCCGCCGCGACGACGACCAGCACCACCGGGGACAGTGGGGTCCGGCGCGCCGCGGGCGGCACGGTCACGGCCGGCACCGAAGGTGGCGTCCGGACGACGGGCGGTGCACCGACCGGCGCCGAGGCCGATACGGCCTCAGACTGCTTTGGCCGCGGCCCTGGCGGTGGCTGCGGCATGAACACGGTTTCGTCGGGCGACACGGCCCTTCGTCGTGGCCGGGGCGTCGTGCCCGGAACGGCCAGCGTTTCGCCGAGGTCGACGGCCTCGTCGGGGTGCAGCAGGGCCTCGCGCCGGGCCTTGAGGAGCGTGAGCGCGGGGGACGGACCCAGGCGGCTCTCCGCCTCGGCAATGGTCTGGGCGGCCGCGTCGAACTCTCGACGTGCCAGTTGGCCCTCGATCTCCCTCAAGGCGAGGCCGAGATCGCGCGATGCCGCCTCCCGTGCCGCTCTCGCCCGCACGTCGGCTTCGGCCTTCGCGCGTGCCTCCGCTTCAGCCTTCGCGCGCGCCTCCGCCTCGGCCAGCGCGCGTGCTTCGGCTTCGGCCTGCCGCCGGGCATCCTCCTCGGCCCGGGCCCGCGCGTCGGCTTCGGCCTTCGCGCGTGCCTCCGCCTCGGCCTGTTGCCGGGCGTTCTCGGCCTCGATCGCGGCCAGCGCGGCGGTGAACTCGCCAAGCGCCTCGGTGACCCGCTCGTGCGGAGGCTCGAACCGCTGCAGCCTGGCCAGCGCGTCGCGGTGGCGGCCGCGCGCGAACGCCTGCTGCGCCTTCTCGATCTCTTTGTCGGCCCGTCGGTCGAGCACCGCTTGCGCCCGGCGCGCTTCGGCCGCCAGGCGCGTCGCCTCGATGTCTTCACGCAACGCCAACGCCGCCGCCTGACCCGAGTCGACCTCCAGCGCCCGCGAGACGTGGCCCTGCGCCTCGTCCCACCGCTCCGCCGCCAGCGCCTCACGCGCCGACCCGAGGTGCGCCTCGACGGCGGCCTGCCGCCGGCGTCCCTCGGCGGCGATGCGGGCGCCCTCGATCTCGTCACGGAGCGCGAGCGCCGCCGCCTGACCCGAGTCGACCTCCAGCGCCCGCGAGACGTGGCCCTGCGCCNNNNNNNNNNNNNNNNNNNNNNNNNNNNNNNNNNNNNNNNNNNNNNNNNNNNNNNNNNNNNNNNNNNNNNNNNNNNNNNNNNNNNNNNNNNNNNNNNNNNTCGTCCCACCGCTCCGCCGCCAGCGCCTCACGCGCCGACCCGAGGTGGCGGGCGATCGCGTGCGCGCGAGCGGCGGCAGCCTCGGCAACCTCGAGGTCGAGCCGTGCCCGGTCGAGGCTGGCCAGGGCATCGGGCAGATCCACGGCCCGCGTCGCGCCCGCATCCAGAGCCTCCCGGGCCGCTGCGAACTCACCCGCAGCCGTGGCGTCGGTGGCGCGGCGCACGTGACCCGCCACCCACTCCTCGTCGGCGCGCCTCGCGGCGAGCGCCGCCTGCTCGCGTCGCAGTCTGTCGAGCGCCGCCACGACCAGCGCGTGGTCGTCACCAGCCCGTTCGAGGAATGCGATGGCGGCGTCGAGCGTCTCCGTCGCCGCTCGTCGCTCCGCGTCGGCGACGAGCGTTCGCGCGCGTTCCTCGGCCTCCTCCCGCCGCTGGGCCTCGAGAGCCTCGAGCGCCTGCTGGCGAAGCGCTCTGGCCTCCTCATGCCCTTCGTCGAGCTCGAGGGCCTCGGCAGCCGAGCGCGCGGCCATTTCGTACGCAAACACCTGCAGGGCCGCTCGCGCCCGGCTCACGCACGTGTCGACCTGCTGCTGGCGCTGGCGTTCGCGTTCGATCGCGTCGAACCGGGCGTCGACGGTCCGCTTCAGCTCGGCGGCCTCGGACCAGTCGGGCCGCATCTGCAGCGCCTGCGCCACGAGGTCGCGCGCGCCCGTCAGCGATCCGTGGTCGAGTTCGTCCCGCGCGGCCGCCAGGAACTCTCGGACCTGCCGGTCCTCGATCGCCTGTCGCACCCGGTCGATCAATGCCATCGTCCGCGGCTCGTCGGGATCGAGCAGCGCCGCCTCTTCGCACGCCGCCAGGGCCGCGTCGAGGTCGGCGCGTTCGAAGGCCCGTTCGGCCGCTTCGAGGTGAGTGGCGATCTGCGCGGCGCGGCGCCGCATCACGCTCGAGAGGTCGAGACCGCGTCTCGGTGTCCCGCCAGTCCGGGCTCCCGATGCCGGTGTCTGAGGCGAGACGGTCTCGTCGAATCGCGCCGGCGAGACCAGGCGCTGACCGAGCCGGCTCAGGTCCGCCCTGAGCAGCGTCAGGTCCTGGTAGCGCTCCTCCGGGCGCTTTCGAAGCGCCTGGGCCACGATGGTCTCGAGCTCGGGGTCGAGCGACGCGTCGAGCTCGCGCAACGGCGTGGGCTCTTCGTGCAGGATGCGATGCAGGGTCTGGTGCTGGCTCTTCGCGGCGAACGCTGGCTGGTACACGAGCAGTTCGTACAACACCAGGCCGACGGCGAAGATGTCGCTGCGAAAGTCGACCGTCAGGCCGTCGACCTGCTCCGGCGACATGTAGTTGGGCGTGCCCATCAGCACCCCCACCTGGGTCATGCCGGAGTCGCCCACCCGCGCGATGCCGAAGTCGAGGATCTTGAGGATGCCCTCCTGGTTCACCATCAGGTTGGCGGGCTTCACGTCGCGGTGCACCACGCCCGCCTTGTGAGCGAACGCGAGGCCCTCGCACAGGTCCTCGATGAGCGCCAGCTTCCGGCCGATCGACAGCGGCGACCGCCGCTTGATCAGGTCGGCCAGCGTGTCCCCGGCAATGAACTCCATCGCGATGAAGGGCTGGCCCTCGTGCACGCCCACGTCGTAGATGCCGACGATGTGCGGGTGCTGGAGCCGGGCGGCGATGCGCGACTCGCGAACGAACCGCTCGCGCAGGTCATCGCTGCCGACACGCAGGAGTTTGATGGCGACCGGGCGCTCCAGGTCCGGATCGTGGGCCAGGTAGAGCACGCCCATCCCGCCCTGCCCGAGGCGGTCGCGGACCTGGTAACGGCCGATGCTGGCGGGCAACGTGCTCATCGTCGCGGTGAAACGGGCCCCTCCCGAGCGATCTCGCTGATGCTGTGGCGAAAGTGCCGCATTATACTGCGCCCACTCCCTGCGCCCCGGACGGGAACGTCACCCAGCCTGCCGGGTGCCTGGAGTGCGCCTCGTGCGTACATGTGCGCGTTCCGGGGCGGAAGTGCGCACCCGCGGTTCGGGCTGGCCGAGCCGGATGTCGTCACCAGGTACAATGCGACGTATGTCGACAGGACCGAAAAGCGCCCTCGAACTGGCTATGGAACGCCTGCGCCGGAAGGACGAAGAGGCGGGGGTGGTCGACGTGCCCCTCACCGACGTCCAGAAAGCCGCGATTGCCGAAGCCCGGAGCCTCTGTGAGGCCCGGACCGCCGAACGGCGGATCCTGCTCCAGAGCGCGCTGGCCTCGGCGTTCGACCCCGGTGCCAGAGAGGCGCTCGAGGCGGAATGCCGGCGGGACATCGCGCGATTGACCGACGACCGCGACCGCAAGATCGAGCGGGTCCGCCGGGGCGAGTCGTGAACCGACGGGTGGCGAGCGTCGAGGCCCTCGTCGCCGAATTCGCCGGCGCGACCGACCGGCTGCACCGCCTCGTCACCGGGCTCGACGCGGGCGTATGGTCGTCCCGGCCGGCGACCGGCGGCTGGTCGGTTGCCGAATGCGTCGAACACCTCAACGTCACGGCGAGGGCGTATGCGCCGCTCCTGCGCAGCCGGCTCGACAGCGCGCCGGCGACCGAAACGTCCGGCAGCCGGCCGTTCCGTCGTGACGTGACCGGCTGGCTACTCTGCCGTGCTCTCGAGCCTCCGGCCAGGATGCGGGCGCGCACGCCACCGCCGTTCGAGCCGGAGGGGGTCGGGTCGATGGCCGACACGGTCGCGGCTTTCGAGGGCCTGCAGCGGATGCTCGTCGGGCTGCTCCGCGACGCCGCCGCGCGTGGAGTGCCGCTCGACCGGCTGAAGGTGGCCTCGCCGTTCAACGGCCGGGTGAAGTACTCGGTCTGGTCGGCCTTCCGCGTGCTCGCGGCACACCAGCGCCGTCACCTCTGGCAGGCCGAGCGCGTCCGGCAGGCACTCTCGCGGTGAGCCGAATGGCGAGGCCCTCCACCTGAGCCCCCTCTCGGCCGACCACGCGCGCGTGGCCGACGTCCAAACCGACGTTTGGAGCCCCGCCCCATGTCCAGCCTGTTGTTCGACCTCCGCCAGGCAGTGCGCCAGCTCGGGCGCGAGCCGGCGTTCACCGCTCTGAGCGTCGTCACGCTTGCTCTGGGCCTCGGCGCGACGATCGCCCTCTTCAGCGTGGCGAGCGGCCTCTTCCTCCAGCCGTTGCCCTACCCCGAGGCCGACCGGATCGTCCGCCTCGTCGAGCGCCGCAACATCGGGCCGGGCGGAGCCCTCGCCCGCGGCATCACGAACGACACGTACCACGCCTGGCGTGAGTCGCCGGCGACCGTCGAGCAGCTCGCTGCCTACCAGACGCGGGCGTTCACACTCGGCCTCGACGAGCCGTCGCGCGTGCAGGCCGGCGCGGTGTCGCCCGCGCTCTTTCCGCTCCTCCAGGTCCGGCCGTTCGCCGGACGGTTCTTCGAGGAAGGCGATGCCGCGCCCGGCCGCGATCGACTCGTCGTGCTGAGCCATGCGGCGTGGCGCGACCGCTTCGCGTCCGATCCCGACATCGTCGGTCGCGTGATCTCGCTCGACGAGGAGCCGTACGCCGTCGTGGGCATCGCTCCACCGGGGTTCACCTTTCCCAATCGGGAGACGGAGCTGTGGACGCCGCTGGTCGTCCCGCGGTCGGTCGGCGCCAACCCGAACGAGCGCACCATCATGTTGATGTCGGCCATCGCGCGTCTGACGCCGGGCGTCACGCCCGCACAGGCCGAGGCAGAGGGCACCGCGGCGGCACGAAGCGCGAGCACCCGCGACCTGGCCAGTGCGGCGATGATCGGCGGGGCGGGCGAATCGACGATGCAAGTGGTGCGCCTGGCCGACGACCTCGCGCGCGACGTGCGTCCCGCCGTGCTGGTCCTGATGGCCGCGGTGGTGCTGGTCCTGCTGGCGGCCGCCGCGAACGTCGCGAACCTGCTCGTGGCGCGGGCGGTCGCTCGCCAGCGCGAGCTCGGCATCCGGGCGGCCCTCGGCGCCGACCACGCGAGGCTCGCGCGGCAGCTGGGGGCCGAGAGTCTGGTGCTGGCGGCCTGCGGCGGTCTCGCGGGGCTGCTCGTCGCGCACTGGCTGATCGCCGTGCTGCCAGCGATCGCGCCGGCAGGGTTTCCACGGCTCGCGGACATCACAGTCGATGGCCGGGTCATCGCGTTCGCGCTGCTCGTCACCCTCGGAACGGGCGTGCTGTTCGGCCTGGCTCCCGCGCTGCACGCGATGCGGGTCGACCTCGTCGCCGCGCTCAACGAGGGGGCGGCCACGGCGATAGGCGGGTTCCGTCGTCTGTCGGGCGCCCGTCTGCGGGCGGGGCTCATGGTGGTCGAGGTGGCGCTCGCCATGGTGCTGCTCGTCGGCGCCAGCCTGCTCGCGCGGAGCTTCGTCGCCCTGGCCTCGGTCGACCCTGGTTACGATGCGTCCAACACGCTCTCCGCGCACGTCAGTTTTCCGGGGGCGCGATACGACCCTGAGGCCCAGGCCCGGTTCGTCGAGCGCGTCCGCGAGCGACTCGCGGCCCTGCCCGACGTGGTGCACGCCGGTGCCGTCAACCTGCTGCCCCTGACGCCTGGCAACGCCATCGTCGTCTTCAACGTGCCGCCGCGCGACGCGGGTGGGCCCGACGACATGGTCCGCGCCGGTCTGCGAATCGCAAGCCCCGGGTACGTCGAGGCCATGGGCATCCCGGTGCTCGAGGGACGGGCCCTTTCGGAATGGGACGGACCAACCTCGCAGCGGGTGCTGCTCGTCAACCAGGCGTATGCCAGGCGGTACTCGCCAGACCGGTCGGTCGTCGGCACGCGCGTGCCCGGTGCGTTCGGTCCCGGCCAGGAATGGGAGATCGTCGGCGTCGTCGGCGACGTGCGCCGCGAAGGCCTCGACGCCGAGCCCGAACCGGAACTCTGGGTGTCGTACGCGCAGGTGGCCGACGCGCGGGGAAGGTTCGGCCGGCGCGCGAGCCTCGTCGTGCGCACGACGGGCGATCCCGTCGCCCTGGCGCCCGCGCTGCACACCATCGTGCGCGACGTCGACCCGTTGCTCGCCGTCGAGAGCGTCATGCCGATGGCGGCCCGCGTGTCGGCGTCGATCGCCCAGCCGCGGTTCCAGGCCGTGGTGCTCATGGTGTTCGGACTGTCGACGCTGGCGCTCGCGGCGGTGGGCCTGTACGGCATCCTCTCGTACACCGTCTCACAGCGACGCCGCGAGATCGGTGTGCGCACGGCCCTGGGCGCCACGCGCGCTGACATCGCCCGCCTCGTGGTGGGCCAGGGGCTCGTCCTGACCTCGGCCGGCATTCTGATCGGACTGGCGGCGGCGGCCGTGGCGAGCCGGTTCCTCGCGAGCCTGCTGTTTGGCATCACGACGACCGATGCCGTCACGTGGACCCTGGTGCCGGCGGTCCTGCTCGCCGTCGCCACGGCCGCCGCCTTCGTGCCCGCCCGGCGGGCCGCCCTCGTCGATCCGGTCGACGCGCTCCGCGCGGAGTGATTCGGGAATTCCACCGAGAGGACTGAAGCTTTGAGCTTTGAGCCGCGAGACGCCGGTGTGCGTGGGTGCCTTCCGCTCGCGGCTCGTGGCTCATGGCTCGCAGCCACAGCACGCCGATTTCTTCACAGGCTCTGATCAGTCGCCGAACTTGATGCCCTGCGCGAGCGGCAGCGCGTTTGACCAGTTCACCGTGTTCGTCTGCCGCCGCATGTAGGCCTTCCACGCGTCGGACCCCGACTCGCGTCCGCCGCCGGTCTCCTTCTCGCCCCCGAACGCCCCGCCGATCTCGGCACCCGAGGTGCCGATGTTGACGTTGGCGATGCCGCAGTCCGAACCCCGCGGCGAGAGGAACTCCTCGGCCTTGCGGACGCTCTCGGTGAAGATCGCGCTCGAGAGCCCCTGCGGCACGTCGTTGTGGAGGCGGAGCGCTTCGCTGAACTCCTCGTACTCGAGCACGTAGAGCACCGGGGCGAACGTCTCACGCTTGACGATCTCCGTCTGCGCGGGCATCCGCACGATGGCCGGTTCGACGAACTGCGGGCCGAGGTCCGGGCGCAGCCGACCGCCGCAGAGCACCTCGCCGCCCTCGGCCCTGGCCTGCTCGATGGCCTGCATCATCTCGTCGACCGAGTCCGCGACGACGAGCGGACCCATCAGCGTGCCCTCGGCGAGCGGATCGCCGATGGAGACCTGCGCATAGGCCTTCACGAGGCGGTCGGTCAACTCCCGGGCGATCGACCGGTGCGCGATGATCCGGCGCGTCGACGTACAGCGCTGGCCGGCCGTGCCCACCGCCCCGAACAGGATGGCGCGTGTCGCCATGTCCAGGTTCGCGTCCTCCGTCACGATGATCGCGTTGTTGCCCCCCAGCTCGAGGATGGTCCGGCCGAAGCGCCGCGCCACCACTTCGGCCACGTGCTGACCCACGCTCGTCGAACCCGTGAACGAGATGAGTGGCAGCCGGTGGTCGGTCAGCATCAGCTCACCCACGTGCCGGCCGGCGCCGATCGCGAGCGTGAACACCCCCTTCAGGCCGTGATCGGCAGCCACTCGGTTGGCGATGTGCTGCACGGCGATGCCGCAGAGGGGGGTGTAGCCCGACGGCTTCCAGACGACCGGGTCGCCGCAGACGGCGGCGATGGCGGTGTTCCACGCCCAGACCGCCACCGGGAAGTTGAACGACGTGATGAGGCCCACCACCCCGAGCGGGTGCCACTGCTCCATCATGCGATGCGCCGGCCGCTCCGATGCCATCGTCAGCCCGTAGAGCTGCCGCGACAGCCCGACGGCGAAGTCGCAGATGTCGATCATCTCCTGGACCTCGCCGTGGCCTTCGGCGCGGATCTTCCCCATCTCGAGGCTGACGAGGTCGCCGAGCGGCTCTTTCATCTCGCGGAGCGCGTTGCCGAGGTCGCGCACCACCTCGCCACGTTTCGGCGCGGGCGTCTCGCGCCAGGTCAGGAACGCCGCCGAGGCCGCGCCCATCACCTGCTGGTAGCACTCGGGACTCGCCTGCAGCACCGAGGCGATGGGCGAGCCCGTCGTCGGGTTGATCGAGACGACGGCCTTGCCCTGGGGATCGGTCAGCCAGCCGCCGGGCCCCAGGCAGGCCCCGGGGTTGACGTCGGTAATCTGCAGCTTCGAAAGGAGCGCGTTCGACATGGAAAAACCTCGGGAATGAAAGCGGGCGAAGGGTGCGGGCCGGCCACAGGGGCAGTGGCCGTCAAGTGGCCCCGGCCGCGTGCGCGGCCGGAGCCCCGTGGAGAACAATACCGCGAAGGTCGCGCCGCCGCCAAGGGTGGCAGATGGACTGGTGATACCCTCGTCCGGGCCCCCGCCGGCTGCGGGACACGGCTGCCGCCTCCACCGGGACCTTGTGCCATGAGCCTCGACCCCACGCGCCCCGCGCTCGTCGCCGATCACCTCGTCAAGACG
This genomic window from Acidobacteriota bacterium contains:
- a CDS encoding serine/threonine protein kinase, whose translation is MPASIGRYQVRDRLGQGGMGVLYLAHDPDLERPVAIKLLRVGSDDLRERFVRESRIAARLQHPHIVGIYDVGVHEGQPFIAMEFIAGDTLADLIKRRSPLSIGRKLALIEDLCEGLAFAHKAGVVHRDVKPANLMVNQEGILKILDFGIARVGDSGMTQVGVLMGTPNYMSPEQVDGLTVDFRSDIFAVGLVLYELLVYQPAFAAKSQHQTLHRILHEEPTPLRELDASLDPELETIVAQALRKRPEERYQDLTLLRADLSRLGQRLVSPARFDETVSPQTPASGARTGGTPRRGLDLSSVMRRRAAQIATHLEAAERAFERADLDAALAACEEAALLDPDEPRTMALIDRVRQAIEDRQVREFLAAARDELDHGSLTGARDLVAQALQMRPDWSEAAELKRTVDARFDAIERERQRQQQVDTCVSRARAALQVFAYEMAARSAAEALELDEGHEEARALRQQALEALEAQRREEAEERARTLVADAERRAATETLDAAIAFLERAGDDHALVVAALDRLRREQAALAARRADEEWVAGHVRRATDATAAGEFAAAREALDAGATRAVDLPDALASLDRARLDLEVAEAAAARAHAIARHLGSAREALAAERWD
- a CDS encoding DinB family protein encodes the protein MNRRVASVEALVAEFAGATDRLHRLVTGLDAGVWSSRPATGGWSVAECVEHLNVTARAYAPLLRSRLDSAPATETSGSRPFRRDVTGWLLCRALEPPARMRARTPPPFEPEGVGSMADTVAAFEGLQRMLVGLLRDAAARGVPLDRLKVASPFNGRVKYSVWSAFRVLAAHQRRHLWQAERVRQALSR
- a CDS encoding ABC transporter permease is translated as MSSLLFDLRQAVRQLGREPAFTALSVVTLALGLGATIALFSVASGLFLQPLPYPEADRIVRLVERRNIGPGGALARGITNDTYHAWRESPATVEQLAAYQTRAFTLGLDEPSRVQAGAVSPALFPLLQVRPFAGRFFEEGDAAPGRDRLVVLSHAAWRDRFASDPDIVGRVISLDEEPYAVVGIAPPGFTFPNRETELWTPLVVPRSVGANPNERTIMLMSAIARLTPGVTPAQAEAEGTAAARSASTRDLASAAMIGGAGESTMQVVRLADDLARDVRPAVLVLMAAVVLVLLAAAANVANLLVARAVARQRELGIRAALGADHARLARQLGAESLVLAACGGLAGLLVAHWLIAVLPAIAPAGFPRLADITVDGRVIAFALLVTLGTGVLFGLAPALHAMRVDLVAALNEGAATAIGGFRRLSGARLRAGLMVVEVALAMVLLVGASLLARSFVALASVDPGYDASNTLSAHVSFPGARYDPEAQARFVERVRERLAALPDVVHAGAVNLLPLTPGNAIVVFNVPPRDAGGPDDMVRAGLRIASPGYVEAMGIPVLEGRALSEWDGPTSQRVLLVNQAYARRYSPDRSVVGTRVPGAFGPGQEWEIVGVVGDVRREGLDAEPEPELWVSYAQVADARGRFGRRASLVVRTTGDPVALAPALHTIVRDVDPLLAVESVMPMAARVSASIAQPRFQAVVLMVFGLSTLALAAVGLYGILSYTVSQRRREIGVRTALGATRADIARLVVGQGLVLTSAGILIGLAAAAVASRFLASLLFGITTTDAVTWTLVPAVLLAVATAAAFVPARRAALVDPVDALRAE
- a CDS encoding aldehyde dehydrogenase family protein, with amino-acid sequence MSNALLSKLQITDVNPGACLGPGGWLTDPQGKAVVSINPTTGSPIASVLQASPECYQQVMGAASAAFLTWRETPAPKRGEVVRDLGNALREMKEPLGDLVSLEMGKIRAEGHGEVQEMIDICDFAVGLSRQLYGLTMASERPAHRMMEQWHPLGVVGLITSFNFPVAVWAWNTAIAAVCGDPVVWKPSGYTPLCGIAVQHIANRVAADHGLKGVFTLAIGAGRHVGELMLTDHRLPLISFTGSTSVGQHVAEVVARRFGRTILELGGNNAIIVTEDANLDMATRAILFGAVGTAGQRCTSTRRIIAHRSIARELTDRLVKAYAQVSIGDPLAEGTLMGPLVVADSVDEMMQAIEQARAEGGEVLCGGRLRPDLGPQFVEPAIVRMPAQTEIVKRETFAPVLYVLEYEEFSEALRLHNDVPQGLSSAIFTESVRKAEEFLSPRGSDCGIANVNIGTSGAEIGGAFGGEKETGGGRESGSDAWKAYMRRQTNTVNWSNALPLAQGIKFGD